In one window of Nocardiopsis aegyptia DNA:
- a CDS encoding DUF2637 domain-containing protein has translation MESSRWSRWVTIAAVLLLAGIAAVVSYSHMYELAPRHGEPEWRAALDATDPRVNRLARGQRRGRRPHDVVAAAGWPARHPPVQFRRERTRRHSRPGHLLPDQRG, from the coding sequence CACTATCGCGGCCGTGCTGCTGCTCGCGGGCATCGCCGCGGTGGTGTCCTACTCCCACATGTACGAACTCGCACCACGCCACGGAGAACCCGAGTGGCGTGCTGCCCTGGACGCTACTGATCCTCGGGTCAACCGCCTCGCTCGCGGCCAACGTCGCGGTCGCCGACCCCACGATGTAGTCGCGGCAGCAGGGTGGCCAGCTCGGCATCCACCTGTGCAATTTCGACGCGAGAGGACCAGGCGTCATTCTCGGCCCGGTCACCTTCTACCAGACCAGAGGGGCTGA
- a CDS encoding helix-turn-helix transcriptional regulator, with the protein MASSNPLGEFLRSRRARLDPHTVGLPPSPVPRRGHGLRREEVAALAGVSVDYYARLEQGRIGNVSDQVLTAVEEALRLDNLEKEYLRGLVSAVPAEKPQRTPARPARASVRPSLRAFIDAIDPVPAMLQGPRMEVLAWNRAATILLTDFGAMAPSDRNIARWLFLDPTTRTRYPDWEEIAAPTVAALRAYHDPRVPDETLERLVGELSVASEEFARYWADYRLFKHGHGKKRIFHPTVGVMTLNYETLLIPDSGGRFLSTYTADVGSPSQEKLGILMSWGGDLVDTTEHAAEDPPRRD; encoded by the coding sequence ATGGCCTCCTCGAACCCGCTCGGAGAGTTTCTGCGCTCGCGCCGCGCCCGGCTGGACCCGCACACTGTGGGGCTCCCGCCCTCACCGGTACCGCGACGCGGTCACGGACTGCGCCGGGAGGAAGTGGCCGCGCTGGCGGGCGTGAGTGTGGACTACTACGCCCGGTTGGAGCAGGGACGGATCGGTAACGTCTCCGATCAGGTCCTGACCGCTGTCGAGGAGGCCCTGCGCCTGGACAACCTGGAGAAGGAGTACCTGCGCGGCCTCGTGAGCGCGGTACCCGCGGAGAAGCCGCAGCGCACCCCGGCAAGGCCCGCCAGAGCCAGCGTCCGGCCGAGTCTGCGGGCCTTCATCGATGCCATCGATCCCGTGCCCGCGATGTTGCAGGGTCCGCGGATGGAGGTTTTGGCCTGGAACCGTGCCGCCACGATCCTGCTCACCGATTTCGGCGCCATGGCGCCCTCGGACCGCAATATCGCCCGCTGGCTCTTTCTCGACCCCACCACCCGGACCCGGTACCCGGATTGGGAGGAGATCGCCGCTCCGACCGTCGCCGCATTGCGCGCCTACCACGATCCGCGCGTTCCGGACGAGACGCTGGAGCGCCTCGTAGGAGAGCTCTCGGTCGCCTCCGAGGAGTTCGCCCGATACTGGGCTGACTACCGTCTGTTCAAGCACGGTCACGGGAAGAAGAGGATCTTCCACCCCACCGTCGGAGTGATGACCCTCAACTACGAGACACTCCTCATCCCCGATTCCGGCGGCCGGTTCCTGTCCACCTACACCGCCGACGTCGGCTCACCGTCGCAGGAGAAACTGGGCATCCTCATGAGCTGGGGCGGGGACCTCGTGGACACCACCGAACACGCCGCCGAGGATCCTCCTCGCCGAGACTGA
- a CDS encoding SDR family NAD(P)-dependent oxidoreductase, which translates to MAEKLNGTVALVTGASSGIGRATARRLAAEGAAVALVARRGERLEELASEIYADGGTAETIVADLTDAAAAAAAVERTVIGLGGLDTLVNAAGVMLNGPSEESPLEEWDRMVDINLRGLLYVTKAAIPHLLDTAGEGPRSVADVVNVSSVAGRFAAPTVAVYSATKFAVTAATEAWRQEYTGRGLRFSVVEPGRTESELFDHKENSVRDFNAAFGEIEALHAQDIADAVGYIVTNPRRVAVNEIVIRPTEQA; encoded by the coding sequence ATGGCAGAGAAGCTGAACGGAACAGTCGCGCTCGTCACCGGGGCTTCCAGCGGTATCGGAAGGGCCACCGCGCGGCGCCTGGCGGCCGAGGGGGCCGCGGTCGCCTTGGTGGCGCGCCGCGGGGAGAGGCTCGAAGAGCTCGCTTCCGAGATCTACGCCGACGGTGGCACCGCCGAGACGATCGTTGCCGACCTGACCGACGCGGCCGCTGCTGCGGCGGCTGTTGAGCGCACGGTCATCGGGCTCGGGGGGCTGGACACCCTGGTGAACGCCGCAGGGGTGATGCTCAACGGTCCCTCGGAAGAGTCCCCGTTGGAGGAATGGGACCGCATGGTCGACATCAACCTGCGCGGTCTGCTCTACGTGACCAAGGCGGCGATCCCGCACCTGCTGGACACCGCCGGGGAGGGGCCTCGATCGGTGGCCGACGTTGTCAACGTCTCCTCGGTCGCAGGCAGGTTCGCCGCCCCGACCGTGGCCGTGTACAGCGCAACCAAGTTCGCTGTCACCGCGGCGACCGAAGCTTGGCGGCAGGAGTACACCGGGCGCGGTCTGCGCTTCTCGGTGGTCGAACCGGGCCGGACCGAGAGCGAGCTGTTCGACCACAAGGAGAACTCCGTGCGCGACTTCAACGCCGCGTTCGGTGAGATCGAGGCCCTGCACGCTCAGGACATCGCCGACGCCGTCGGCTACATCGTCACCAACCCGCGTCGGGTCGCGGTGAACGAGATCGTCATCCGCCCCACCGAACAGGCATGA
- a CDS encoding TetR/AcrR family transcriptional regulator, translating to MPKRNTYHHGDLKATLVRTGLGIIAERGVSALSVAEVARRAGVSSGAPYRHFAGRKDLLVACAVSAARQLTGELRRARVLFEQAAGGDPDPVEATAVAAAAYTRFAAEHGSGFDLIFAGELQDAGSEELLEAGRSVMDAMLPAVLTVTDGDAKRALELLERQVAAAHGYASLLRGGFLTRRHATPEDVADHAAVIARTLSRDAQRRAEPPQSG from the coding sequence ATGCCCAAGCGCAACACGTATCACCACGGTGATCTCAAGGCCACACTGGTCAGGACCGGGCTGGGGATCATTGCGGAGCGAGGCGTCAGCGCGCTCTCCGTCGCCGAGGTGGCACGTCGCGCGGGTGTCAGCAGCGGGGCTCCCTACCGGCACTTTGCGGGCCGCAAGGACCTCCTGGTCGCGTGTGCCGTCAGCGCGGCGCGACAGCTGACCGGCGAGTTGCGGCGGGCCCGCGTGCTTTTCGAACAAGCCGCCGGTGGAGACCCCGACCCGGTTGAGGCCACGGCCGTGGCCGCGGCGGCCTATACGCGCTTCGCCGCGGAGCACGGATCGGGGTTCGACCTGATCTTCGCCGGAGAGCTGCAGGACGCCGGCAGCGAGGAACTGCTCGAGGCGGGGCGAAGCGTCATGGACGCCATGCTTCCGGCCGTTCTGACAGTCACGGACGGCGACGCCAAGAGGGCGCTGGAACTCCTGGAGCGCCAGGTCGCCGCGGCCCACGGCTACGCCTCACTCCTGCGAGGCGGCTTCCTCACCCGGCGGCACGCCACTCCGGAGGACGTGGCGGACCACGCGGCCGTCATCGCCCGTACGCTGTCGAGGGACGCGCAGAGGCGTGCCGAACCACCCCAAAGCGGGTGA
- a CDS encoding (2Fe-2S)-binding protein: MPTTRSDPGNSGVSSVTLRVNGVDHRIRIDNRTSLLDALRERLGLTGSKKGCDHGQCGACTVLLDGRRVNSCLIFAVTLDEREIRTIEGIADDDSLHPLQQAFLDNDGLQCGYCTSGQICSAVGALAEADRGWPSYVTEDVTEGIASSAALSRAEVSERMSGNLCRCGAYVGIVDAVLQAADTHSDQGRQK, from the coding sequence TTGCCAACGACCAGGTCAGACCCTGGAAATTCCGGTGTCAGCTCGGTGACCCTACGGGTCAACGGCGTCGACCACCGGATCAGAATCGACAACCGTACGTCCCTGTTGGACGCCCTGCGGGAGCGGCTCGGACTGACCGGCAGCAAGAAGGGCTGCGACCACGGTCAGTGCGGCGCCTGCACCGTGCTTCTCGACGGCCGGCGCGTCAATTCCTGTCTGATTTTCGCGGTCACCCTCGACGAACGTGAGATCCGGACCATTGAGGGAATCGCCGACGACGATTCCCTCCATCCACTGCAGCAGGCCTTCCTCGACAACGACGGTCTGCAGTGCGGCTACTGCACATCCGGTCAGATCTGCTCAGCCGTGGGCGCCCTGGCGGAGGCGGACCGCGGCTGGCCGAGCTACGTCACTGAAGACGTCACCGAGGGAATCGCCTCCTCGGCGGCCTTGAGCCGTGCGGAGGTGTCGGAACGCATGAGCGGCAACCTGTGCCGATGCGGCGCGTACGTCGGCATCGTCGACGCCGTCCTGCAGGCCGCCGACACACACTCAGACCAGGGGAGGCAGAAGTGA
- a CDS encoding FAD binding domain-containing protein codes for MRSFAYERTEDPAAAQRLAHDHPEAEFLAGGTNMTDLMRLGVLRPDLLIDVSRLPYDTVEHRPDGSVLIGALVRNSELAGDTGVRDRFPMVSKAVLSGASGQVRSMATTAGNLMQRTRCVYYQDVSKPCNKRVPGSGCSAVHGANRDLGILGVSDDCIATHPSDLAVPLVALDAVVHIRTVDGGTRSTSLDDFFVLPGSSPETETTLAAGELITGVELPPPPPGPSTYRKVRDRWSYAFALVSVAAALSLDDSGSVTAIRLALGGVAPKPWRAREAERLLLGRPFDEDTVRAAARAELRAARPASDNAFKIDLAVDVITSEVLTLAGEGSR; via the coding sequence GTGAGGTCCTTCGCCTACGAGCGCACAGAGGATCCAGCGGCGGCCCAGCGCCTGGCACACGACCATCCCGAAGCCGAGTTCCTGGCGGGCGGGACCAACATGACCGACCTGATGCGTCTCGGAGTCCTGCGGCCCGATCTGCTGATCGACGTGTCCCGACTGCCCTACGACACCGTGGAGCACCGTCCGGACGGATCGGTCCTGATCGGCGCACTCGTTCGGAACAGTGAGCTGGCCGGTGACACAGGCGTTCGCGACCGGTTCCCGATGGTCAGCAAGGCGGTACTGTCCGGGGCGTCCGGGCAGGTGCGGTCCATGGCCACGACCGCCGGGAACCTGATGCAGCGCACTCGGTGTGTGTACTACCAGGACGTCTCGAAACCCTGCAACAAACGGGTACCCGGCAGCGGTTGCTCCGCGGTACACGGTGCCAACAGGGATCTCGGGATCCTGGGGGTGTCAGACGACTGCATCGCCACACACCCCTCGGACCTGGCCGTGCCGCTGGTGGCCCTCGACGCCGTCGTGCACATCCGCACGGTCGACGGGGGAACCCGCTCGACGTCCCTCGACGACTTCTTCGTCCTCCCCGGCAGTTCTCCGGAGACCGAGACGACCCTCGCCGCCGGCGAGCTCATCACCGGTGTCGAACTGCCCCCGCCGCCCCCGGGCCCGTCCACGTACCGGAAGGTGCGCGACCGCTGGTCGTACGCCTTCGCGCTCGTCTCCGTAGCCGCCGCCCTCAGCCTCGACGACAGCGGATCCGTGACGGCGATCCGGTTGGCCCTGGGCGGGGTCGCACCCAAACCCTGGCGCGCCCGAGAGGCTGAGCGGCTCCTGCTCGGAAGGCCGTTCGACGAGGACACCGTCCGCGCCGCGGCCCGAGCCGAACTGCGGGCGGCCCGTCCCGCTTCGGACAACGCCTTCAAGATCGATCTGGCGGTGGACGTGATCACGTCCGAGGTGCTCACACTGGCAGGGGAGGGGTCACGATGA
- a CDS encoding xanthine dehydrogenase family protein molybdopterin-binding subunit: MTTTGQQPTARSTVGRSVERIEGTAKVTGAARYAFEVPAEGALYGWLVTSTVASGRITAINHTRALADPEVVAVLDHTTAPRLAEVGDTELQIMQSDQVRFHGQVIAVVVAGSPEAAREAAGRIDVTYEQRTHTVVLDGQSPDVYVPELVNGLNEPAVTEDGDVDREFGNSAVVVDGEYTTPPEHTAPLEPHAALARWDGGDLLLYYSDQGPYTTAEMLAPLLGIPRERVRVVAEHIGGGFGSKFVPRALPVAAALAARIVGRPVKAALTRQQMFALNGHRSETRQRVRLGADRDGRLRALEHTALMHTSRSMEFVENTATSSRMMYSSAAQRTLHRVGRLDIPTPSFMRTPGHAPGMFGLETAMDELAVRLGIDPIELRRRNQPDVDATNGLPFSSHGLLECLRVGAQRFGWTDRAPYRRGRWLIGSGVAASTHPDYTFPAKATVRIDDDGRISARVAGSDIGTGARTALTQLVAEEFGLPVSQVDVRIGDSAFGVAPPAGGSAGTSSWSWPLLTAARQIRERIEAAGGAIPVGGLEVAADSTDDLAKRPSLARHTFGAQFAEVWVHADTGEVRVERLYGTFAAGRIINARTARSQLLGGMVMGVGMALTEIGELDREFGDFANHDLASYHIPSNADVRDLRADWIDEVDDQLNPAGVKGIGEVGIVGTAAAIGNAIHHATGVRLRRLPFRIEDVRSGMRPTPA, translated from the coding sequence ATGACCACGACCGGACAGCAGCCGACCGCGCGGTCCACCGTCGGCCGGTCCGTGGAACGTATCGAAGGAACCGCCAAGGTCACCGGGGCCGCCCGGTACGCGTTCGAAGTCCCCGCCGAAGGCGCTCTCTACGGCTGGCTGGTGACCTCGACCGTGGCGTCAGGGCGCATCACGGCGATCAACCACACCCGCGCGCTCGCCGACCCCGAAGTCGTGGCCGTACTCGACCACACCACCGCACCCCGCCTCGCCGAGGTCGGCGACACGGAGCTACAGATCATGCAGTCCGACCAGGTCCGGTTCCACGGCCAGGTCATCGCCGTCGTCGTGGCCGGCTCGCCCGAGGCGGCCCGGGAGGCCGCAGGCCGGATCGACGTGACCTATGAGCAGCGAACCCACACCGTGGTGCTCGACGGCCAGAGCCCGGACGTGTACGTCCCCGAACTGGTCAACGGCCTCAACGAGCCCGCCGTGACAGAGGACGGCGACGTGGACCGGGAGTTCGGAAACTCCGCCGTGGTGGTCGACGGCGAGTACACCACCCCGCCGGAGCACACGGCCCCGTTGGAGCCGCACGCGGCGCTCGCCCGCTGGGACGGCGGCGACCTGCTGCTGTACTACTCCGACCAAGGGCCCTACACGACCGCCGAGATGCTGGCCCCGCTGCTGGGCATCCCCCGGGAGCGCGTGCGCGTCGTCGCCGAGCACATCGGCGGCGGTTTCGGATCCAAGTTCGTGCCCCGAGCCCTGCCCGTCGCGGCCGCACTTGCCGCGAGGATCGTGGGCAGGCCGGTGAAGGCAGCACTGACCCGACAGCAGATGTTCGCGCTGAACGGGCACCGCAGCGAAACCCGGCAACGTGTCCGACTGGGCGCGGACCGCGACGGCCGGCTCCGCGCACTCGAGCACACGGCGCTGATGCACACCTCGCGATCGATGGAATTCGTGGAGAACACCGCGACCAGCAGTCGGATGATGTACAGCAGCGCGGCCCAACGGACCCTCCACCGCGTCGGACGGCTGGACATCCCCACCCCCAGTTTCATGCGCACACCGGGACACGCGCCGGGGATGTTCGGGCTGGAGACCGCGATGGACGAGCTCGCGGTCCGACTGGGGATCGACCCGATCGAACTACGCCGACGCAACCAGCCCGACGTCGACGCCACCAACGGCCTGCCGTTCAGCAGCCACGGGTTGCTGGAGTGCCTCCGGGTGGGAGCCCAGCGTTTCGGCTGGACAGACCGCGCCCCGTACCGCCGCGGGCGCTGGCTGATCGGGAGCGGCGTCGCCGCCTCGACCCACCCTGACTACACGTTCCCCGCCAAGGCCACAGTACGAATCGACGATGACGGGCGCATCAGCGCCCGCGTCGCCGGGTCCGACATCGGCACCGGCGCCAGGACCGCGCTGACCCAGCTCGTCGCCGAGGAGTTCGGCCTACCCGTGTCCCAGGTCGATGTGCGTATCGGCGACAGCGCCTTCGGTGTGGCTCCACCCGCGGGAGGCTCCGCGGGCACCTCCTCGTGGAGCTGGCCGCTGCTCACCGCCGCACGCCAGATCCGAGAGCGGATCGAGGCGGCGGGCGGTGCCATTCCCGTGGGCGGGCTGGAGGTCGCCGCTGACTCCACCGACGACCTCGCGAAGCGGCCTTCGCTCGCCCGGCACACCTTCGGAGCCCAGTTCGCCGAGGTCTGGGTGCACGCCGACACCGGAGAGGTGCGGGTCGAGCGGCTCTACGGCACGTTCGCCGCGGGTCGGATCATCAACGCCCGGACCGCTCGCTCACAGCTGCTCGGGGGGATGGTCATGGGTGTCGGGATGGCCCTGACGGAGATCGGTGAGCTGGACCGGGAGTTCGGTGACTTCGCCAACCACGACTTGGCCAGCTACCACATACCGAGCAACGCCGATGTGCGGGACCTGCGAGCGGACTGGATCGACGAGGTTGACGATCAGCTCAACCCGGCCGGGGTGAAGGGCATCGGCGAGGTCGGGATCGTGGGCACCGCGGCGGCCATCGGTAACGCCATCCACCACGCGACCGGGGTGCGCCTGCGCCGTCTGCCGTTCCGCATCGAGGACGTTCGCTCCGGGATGAGGCCGACACCGGCCTGA
- a CDS encoding roadblock/LC7 domain-containing protein produces MTPPSTARGELSWLLDDLLTRASGTQHAIVLSTDGLLMATSSGLDRPAAEHLSAIASGLHSLAGGASKQFSAGGIRQSIIEMDRAFLFVAAAGEGACMALMSDADSDVGLIAYEMNKVIERVGQYLSAPPRPDMPSTPAHLEQ; encoded by the coding sequence ATGACCCCACCGAGCACCGCCCGCGGAGAACTCAGCTGGCTGCTGGACGATCTCCTCACCCGGGCCTCCGGTACACAGCACGCCATCGTTCTGTCCACCGACGGGCTTCTCATGGCCACCTCCAGCGGACTGGACCGGCCCGCCGCAGAACACCTGTCGGCGATCGCCTCGGGCCTGCACAGCCTCGCCGGCGGCGCGAGCAAGCAGTTCTCCGCGGGAGGCATCCGGCAGAGCATCATCGAGATGGACCGCGCGTTCCTGTTCGTGGCCGCCGCCGGCGAAGGGGCGTGCATGGCCCTGATGTCGGACGCCGACAGCGACGTGGGCCTGATCGCCTACGAGATGAACAAGGTGATCGAACGGGTCGGGCAGTACCTGTCCGCGCCACCGCGCCCGGACATGCCCTCGACGCCCGCGCACCTGGAGCAGTAG
- a CDS encoding aminotransferase class IV, whose translation MRVWIAGAGYGCGTVVEGSEARIPVSDHGITVGDGVFETVRAQQGRPFALTRHLRRLARSAQGLGMAEPDLDLIADGVAQALAANPELTDARVRITVTDGAGPLGSDRASGEQTAIVALGPFPDIPPHTDVVVAPWPRNEFGALAGLKTTSYADNVRALAYAKERGGSEAVFRNIAGNLCEGTGSNVFVVLDGRLVTPPLSAGPLAGITRELVLEWFGGEEEDVPMERLPEISEAFLTSTGRDVQPILHIDGRQVSAGVGPVSAKAAAVFAEHAAERLDP comes from the coding sequence ATGAGGGTGTGGATCGCTGGGGCCGGCTACGGCTGCGGAACGGTCGTCGAGGGGTCCGAGGCCCGCATTCCCGTGTCCGACCACGGCATCACCGTCGGTGACGGCGTCTTCGAGACCGTGCGCGCCCAGCAGGGGCGGCCGTTCGCGCTCACCCGCCACCTGCGCCGCCTGGCGCGGTCGGCGCAGGGGCTCGGCATGGCCGAACCCGACCTGGACCTGATCGCCGACGGGGTCGCGCAGGCGCTCGCGGCCAACCCCGAGCTCACCGACGCGCGCGTGCGCATCACCGTCACGGACGGGGCCGGCCCGCTGGGCTCGGACCGCGCGTCGGGCGAGCAGACGGCCATCGTCGCTCTGGGCCCCTTCCCGGACATCCCGCCGCACACCGACGTCGTGGTGGCCCCCTGGCCGCGCAACGAGTTCGGTGCGCTGGCCGGGCTCAAGACCACCTCCTACGCCGACAACGTGCGCGCGCTGGCCTACGCCAAGGAGCGCGGCGGCAGCGAGGCGGTCTTCCGCAACATCGCCGGGAACCTGTGCGAGGGCACCGGCAGCAACGTCTTCGTCGTCCTCGACGGGCGGCTCGTGACGCCGCCCCTGTCGGCCGGGCCGCTGGCGGGCATCACCCGCGAGCTGGTCCTGGAGTGGTTCGGCGGCGAGGAGGAGGACGTCCCCATGGAGCGCCTCCCCGAGATCTCCGAGGCGTTCCTGACCTCCACCGGGCGCGACGTCCAGCCGATCCTGCACATCGACGGCCGACAGGTCTCCGCGGGCGTGGGGCCGGTTTCGGCCAAGGCGGCCGCGGTGTTCGCCGAGCACGCCGCCGAGCGCCTGGACCCCTGA
- a CDS encoding SsgA family sporulation/cell division regulator encodes MNSSDTTATAELGLRLVVPERTAVPLVARLDYGSSDPYAIRVAFHTGEDTPVEWIFARELLTVGIVRPVGEGDVRVWPSKDDSGERTVSISLSSPFGQAEFDTQVSPLAEFLHRTYEIVPAGQEAQFVDLDDEIQQHLYS; translated from the coding sequence ATGAACAGTAGCGACACCACTGCCACCGCCGAGCTGGGCCTGCGGCTCGTGGTCCCGGAGCGCACCGCGGTTCCCCTGGTCGCGCGACTCGACTACGGCTCGAGCGACCCGTACGCGATCCGCGTGGCCTTCCACACGGGCGAGGACACCCCCGTGGAGTGGATCTTCGCCCGCGAGCTCCTGACCGTGGGCATCGTCCGCCCGGTCGGCGAGGGCGACGTGCGCGTGTGGCCCTCCAAGGACGACAGCGGCGAGCGCACCGTCAGCATCTCCCTCTCCTCGCCCTTCGGGCAGGCCGAGTTCGACACGCAGGTGTCCCCGCTCGCGGAGTTCCTGCACCGCACGTACGAGATCGTGCCCGCCGGCCAGGAGGCGCAGTTCGTGGACCTCGACGACGAGATCCAGCAGCACCTGTACTCCTAG
- a CDS encoding PGPGW domain-containing protein, which yields MHTHPALHLPWRVLVGTVGTVVILAGLVMMVFPGPGVAALLLGLVILSTEFRWANSLVRPVRVWSRRVERFGHRKKDEYLARWRTRRAARARRTSPRPE from the coding sequence ATGCACACCCATCCGGCGCTCCATCTCCCCTGGCGCGTGCTCGTCGGGACGGTCGGCACCGTCGTCATCCTCGCGGGACTGGTCATGATGGTCTTCCCCGGACCGGGCGTCGCCGCGCTCCTGCTGGGACTGGTCATCCTCAGCACCGAGTTCCGTTGGGCGAACAGCCTGGTGCGGCCGGTACGGGTGTGGAGCAGGCGCGTCGAGCGCTTCGGCCACCGCAAGAAGGACGAGTACCTCGCGCGCTGGCGGACCCGCCGCGCCGCCAGGGCCCGCCGAACGTCCCCACGCCCGGAATAG
- the thrS gene encoding threonine--tRNA ligase yields MSAAPELHITLAGTPRAVAATTTAGQALDADGRTVIAALVNGEPRDLARELADGDVVEPVTIESEEGRAILRHSTAHVLAQAVQELFPEAKLGIGPPVENGFYYDFDVAEPFTPADLKSIEKKMQQIIKQGQRFDRRVVTDEEARAELATEPYKLELIGIKGSDAAEAAEGAGVEVGAGELTVYDNVHPRTGEQCWKDLCRGPHVPTTKAIPAFKLMRTAAAYWRGKETNPQLQRVYGTAWEDKDALKAYLAFLEEAEKRDHRKLGSELDLFSIPDEIGSGLAVFHPRGGIIRRVMEDYSRKRHEESGYEFVYSPHATKSTLFEKSGHLDWYADGMYPPMQLDGGQDYYLKPMNCPMHNLIFDARGRSYRELPMRLFEFGTVYRYEKSGVVHGLTRARGFTQDDAHIYCTEEQMADELDSLLTFVLDLLRDYGLDDFYLELSTKDPEKYIGDDTVWAEATDTLRRAAEKQGLELVMDPGGAAFYGPKISVQAKDAIGRTWQMSTIQLDFNLPERFDLEYTAADGTRRRPVMIHRALFGSIERFFAVLLEHYAGAFPAWLAPVQAVGIPIADEHVPYLQEVAARLRAEGVRVEVDASDDRMQKKIRNAQKQKVPFMLLAGDEDISKNAVSFRYRDGSQNNGVPIDEAVAEIVAAVRERR; encoded by the coding sequence GTGTCCGCCGCGCCTGAGCTGCACATCACCCTCGCCGGAACCCCGCGTGCGGTGGCGGCCACGACCACGGCGGGACAGGCGCTGGACGCCGACGGCAGGACCGTCATCGCGGCACTGGTCAACGGCGAGCCGCGCGACCTCGCGCGCGAGCTGGCCGACGGCGACGTCGTCGAGCCGGTCACCATCGAGTCCGAGGAGGGGCGGGCGATCCTGCGCCACTCCACCGCGCACGTCCTCGCCCAGGCCGTCCAGGAGCTCTTCCCCGAGGCCAAGCTCGGCATCGGCCCGCCCGTGGAGAACGGCTTCTACTACGACTTCGACGTCGCCGAGCCGTTCACCCCCGCCGATCTCAAGAGCATCGAGAAGAAGATGCAGCAGATCATCAAGCAGGGGCAGCGCTTCGACCGCCGCGTCGTCACCGACGAGGAGGCGCGCGCCGAACTCGCCACCGAGCCCTACAAGCTGGAGCTCATCGGCATCAAGGGCAGCGACGCGGCCGAGGCCGCCGAGGGCGCCGGCGTCGAGGTGGGCGCGGGCGAGCTGACCGTCTACGACAACGTCCATCCGCGCACGGGCGAGCAGTGCTGGAAGGACCTGTGCCGGGGTCCGCACGTTCCCACCACCAAGGCCATCCCGGCCTTCAAGCTGATGCGCACCGCCGCCGCCTACTGGCGCGGCAAGGAGACCAACCCGCAGCTGCAGCGCGTCTACGGCACCGCCTGGGAGGACAAGGACGCCCTCAAGGCCTACCTCGCCTTCCTGGAGGAGGCGGAGAAGCGCGACCACCGCAAGCTCGGCTCCGAGCTGGACCTGTTCTCCATCCCGGACGAGATCGGCTCCGGCCTGGCGGTCTTCCACCCCCGGGGCGGCATCATCCGCCGCGTGATGGAGGACTACTCGCGCAAGCGGCACGAGGAGAGCGGCTACGAGTTCGTCTACTCCCCGCACGCCACCAAGAGCACGCTGTTCGAGAAGTCGGGGCACCTCGACTGGTACGCGGACGGCATGTACCCGCCCATGCAGCTCGACGGCGGCCAGGACTACTACCTGAAGCCGATGAACTGCCCGATGCACAACCTCATCTTCGACGCCCGCGGGCGCTCCTACCGCGAGCTGCCGATGCGCCTGTTCGAGTTCGGGACCGTGTACCGGTACGAGAAGTCCGGCGTGGTGCACGGACTCACCCGTGCCCGCGGCTTCACCCAGGACGACGCGCACATCTACTGCACCGAGGAGCAGATGGCGGACGAGCTCGACTCGCTACTGACCTTCGTGCTCGACCTGCTGCGCGACTACGGCCTGGACGACTTCTACCTGGAGCTGTCCACCAAGGACCCGGAGAAGTACATCGGTGACGACACGGTCTGGGCCGAGGCCACCGACACCCTGCGCCGAGCCGCGGAGAAGCAGGGCCTGGAACTGGTGATGGACCCGGGCGGTGCCGCCTTCTACGGCCCCAAGATCTCGGTCCAGGCCAAGGACGCCATCGGCCGTACCTGGCAGATGTCCACCATCCAGCTGGACTTCAACCTGCCCGAGCGCTTCGACCTGGAGTACACCGCCGCGGACGGTACCCGTCGGCGCCCGGTGATGATCCACCGCGCCCTGTTCGGTTCCATCGAGCGGTTCTTCGCGGTTCTGCTGGAGCACTACGCGGGCGCCTTCCCGGCCTGGCTCGCCCCGGTGCAGGCCGTGGGCATCCCCATCGCCGACGAACACGTGCCCTACCTCCAGGAGGTGGCCGCCAGGCTGCGCGCGGAGGGGGTCCGGGTCGAGGTCGACGCCAGCGACGACCGCATGCAGAAGAAGATCCGCAACGCCCAGAAGCAGAAGGTCCCGTTCATGCTGCTGGCCGGCGACGAGGACATCAGCAAGAACGCCGTGTCCTTCCGCTACCGCGACGGCTCCCAGAACAACGGCGTGCCGATCGACGAGGCGGTGGCGGAGATCGTGGCCGCCGTCCGCGAGCGCCGCTAG